Part of the Lolium rigidum isolate FL_2022 chromosome 6, APGP_CSIRO_Lrig_0.1, whole genome shotgun sequence genome, ctttcggcgcagacaatcttgatgccattgatcatcggtccagccttccggcttcttcttcggagccggcgccttctgcggcttcgcgaagggcgccttcgcccctttcgtctcattgcccggcggcttcttggccgctttcttggccatctttttgggggctgtcggcgagagggtagcggcggcgggtggatggcgggagggagaaatgaatcggcgggataggaggtgaaatgtgttgggaggccagaaatgcgcggcgggataggcgcgatgTGCCGGGaggggcgcgatttggcgggagtgggagacgaatttttcctgtgccgctgacgcgtcgggcccccgtcgcttcgcctcgcttttcgttgtgtccggcgtgcccggagcgtcccctatgtagcggggacgggctcggggcgccggacaccgtatcggggcgcgccggacaaaaagcggctttgggggacgcggctgggaacgtttttttatccggcgcgccccaaatcgctttgggggcgctttgggggacgcgactggagatgctgttATTTACACAAAAATGCTCCACCGAATGCAAGttaatttttgtttttattttgaaaaagggAGGTAGCATCGGCCTCTGCATCGAAACCATGCACTGCAAAGTTTTCTTGAAAAGGAAACGCAAATTGATTAACCCGAGAATCTCCCCACACATATTTACTCTagaggtgtgtttggtagcccagaTTAACCCAGAAATTCCCATCTCAATCGAGATTTATGAGAATTtaggtgtttggtagcccgggtttCCTGTCTGGGCACTGCCCACCTCATACGAAAAAGGGCACTAAACCCTTCCTgataaaaaaaaaagtttgaatcAAGCTTCACTGCTTAGCCATGTCGCATCCGCCTGAAATTTCGCTTGAACTTGCACGGATGAGAACCCCAAACCTCCCAGCGAACCATTTTCCCTAGGCCGTCTCTCTATTTGCGTGCCGATCACGCCTCGGCGTGGCCACCCGACGTGGCCTCCTTGCGCCGCCATGACAGCAAGCCATCGCCTCCATGACCGTCACCAACCACTGCCTCCTTGCGCCGCCATAGCAGCCATCCATGGCCACCCCGACGCTCCTCCAACACGAGCTGCCTCCACGCGCTGCCATGGTCGGAGTAGCCATGCGGTGGTCGGATGAACCAAGGACCTAATTGTTTTTTTTCTATCTAGGGACTTCTGTATAAAATATGGACTCAGCAGCATCTCAAGTTATATCACCCACCAAACAACATCTCGACTGGAGAATCTCTCACCAAACAAGGCACAAATTCTAAATCCAGCATAGCTAAGGCCAAGGCCAGCATGTCTAAAGCGGGGAACACAAGTTGGGGTAACCcgatctaccaaacacaccctagaaAAACGCATCTGGTGTCCTATCGTGTCGTGTCTTTCGCCCATTGCATGAAACTTCACGAGTCATACACATCATGAAAAATAGGGTTTGTCTAAGTCTCATGTGACTGAAATTTTCTTAAGTCCCAATCACCCGAGAAAAGGGCAACTGCGGTTTAGAGATAAGTGCAACTATTGCACTTTTCTATCACAGAGTTGCACTTTTCAGAAAGAATACAAATCATTTCATAAAAGTGCAACCAGACGTCAAAGAGTTGCACTTTTCGGAAAAATGGAACTCGTTTCTAAAAAGTGGAACCAGATGGAGTTGCACTATTCTAAACTGCACTTTTCTCGAGTGACTTAGACTTACGAATTTAGCAAAACCATAAAAATTAAGTTTTTTTGCGGGTAATGGAAATTGTTTTTAATGAGGTGTGAACTTTCAGAGCTGTTAGGTAAACAATGTTCTGATATTCTCAGCCTATCGAGAGGCACATACAACCATTACCTCCTCTCTTTTCTGTAATGACTTCTTGTGTGGTATTGGTGATTCATTCTGCATTAGAATCAACAAAACCATTACTAGCACAAGTACAGAATGTTCATTCTGCATTAGAATCAACAAAACCATTACTAGCACAAGTACTGTTCTTGGTCTTCAGCACCTACTCTATAACTGAAAGAAATAGACTTAGTCTTTCCTGCCGTTGAAGCTAAGACCATGTCAAGACTCAAGAGTCTTCTTaattttgttaaaaaaaaaaagagtcttCTTAATAGTAGTGCAACAAAAGAAGCTGTTTAAGCTGCGTTCACCTGCCCAGATAAATTAAGTCGAGCCAGGAAAATAGTAGTCCAACAAAAGAAGCTGTGAAACAAATATTTTGCTGATGACAATAAACGTATTTTCTACTAGATTATCAGGAAACACCTCCAATTTGCAACAAACCCCGTGAATATGATTTAAAAAAATGAATAGAACACACACAGTGACAATACAACTCCACAAAGTGCAACGGAACAACCGGAGCATCCTAATAAATTCCTAAGAATGTACACGCTCGTACGTATTTGTTCTTCCCAGGCTCATTACATGAGACCAGGCCGTGAGTGGAATGGGAATTGGGGCGTCGTCAGCGCAGCACGGTCAAGGTtgctccccttcttcttctcctttacCTGCTCGCTCTTAACACCTTGCTGCTTCATCTGCCTCTGCGGCTGCTTCTTCTTGCCGTCGCTGCCCGCACCGTTaatcgacgacggcggcgacggtgaggaggaggTGTTCTTGGGAAGCACCCTGACATCCGAAGGTCCACAGCAGAATCCCATGGCTGCTCAGCTAGCTACTTGTGCACTCCTTTCCTTCCTCAGCTGACTCTGCTCAATGTTTCAGCTTATGAAAAACTCTGCTGTTGTGTGTATCTGTTTCTGTTGAAAGAGCATGGGTTCATGACGACCTTCTTATAGGCCATCGGAAGGTACCTACACTGCTTCGCTTCGTTCTAGCACATGTTCTGATGGTGGCCCCTGCAGCTGCAACGTCGCGACGACAACGATCTCGTTATCTATCGGCAGTGACGCACGAGTGTGTTGTGGCCATTGAATTTTCTTTGTGTTGGCGAACAGTGGCGAAGGACGGAAAAAATTTAAGGTCGGGCAAACTTTAAACATAAAAAAGATTGACACACATTTGTTGAAGACATCATGCCCAAATTCTTCATGCCCAATATATTTGAAAAGTTAGCAATAGAAGCAATAATATTTATCCTTGTCCACACTATAATCGTACTGCTTATACCATTTTGGTAGAAATGGTCTGTTATCTCTATTTAGGGGGAAATTATGCTGAGATGGTTGTGTTGGACCATTCTTTAGGTAAGCAAACCTAACATCTTCTCTAACATTGGAAGCaaattcatcaacttgaatgcgaaGTCCAGGATCAAGTTTAATATAATCTATGAAATCAGTTATACCTCCAGCTTCTAGAATCACATGTTCCAAAGTCCGCTGATTCTCTTCCACTTCAGTTTCAACAAAATGGGTGCTCGGTTTAGAGCTATTGCTGCTCCCTAGTTCCACTTGCTCTTCATCTTGATTTGTTGTAATGTTTGCAGTCTCATCATGGGTGCTCGGTTTAGATTGACTGCCACTAGCAAGGGCTAGAAAATATCTTTTCAAATCTGCAATTGAAAATATTGAACACGTTAGTAGTCTGCCATGTCATGGAGCTCACAGTTCACAAATTTAAACTTCACTCAATTAACAAAAACTCCTAGAATTGTACCTCCCCCTTCGCTGCAGCTTTCTTCCCTTTCCTGTCCATCTTACTTCTTCtcaaccacaaaaaacataccaaaATAAACTGTCCGGCTGTGTCAGACTCGTAGTGCGGGCGGACCAGCGGGAGGAGTGGCCGAGTGGAAACGACGTGCAGTCAGACTCGCCGTGTCAGGAGGTAGCCAGGGCGGCGGGCAGCGGCAACGAAACTCGCTGTGTCCTGTCAAGGACGAACAGCCAGAGGCGACTCGCACGATCGATCAAACATGGTATCGATCGATCGAAACAGGCGACCGGCCACGACGTTCCTGTCCACGGTCCACCACGCACGGCCCActccccttcttttcttttttgacaaAATGAAGCTGGCCCACGCGGGAAGCAGCAGGACCATTTCGGCAGGAAGTCCTTCCAGAAGGGCCCATTTCCTCTTTTTCCTTCGTTTTTCTTCAGAAACGCAGAGAAAATGTTCAATACTGTTTGTATATTCacatatgcatatatatatatgcgatttttttgccaaaaatcaaggtagggcagctGCCATACCTTGCCCAAAGGGGAGCTTCGCCCCTGTTGGCGAATACTACTTCATCGTTGACCCGTCACTCGACGCACAAGCGAACTTCCTTGGCAGGCAAGGTGCTCGTGTAGTCGTGTTGAAAAGGGAAATGCATTTCGGGTCATAGGTTGCATATGAACCTATTATGTGAAAAAACAattcaaaatgtcaaaaaaatatgaaataaaatttcccatgtatatctagacatttaATGTTGGCACACAAATTTTCGAAAAAATGTAACATTTTTTTGTGTCCCATGTAGAAAAGACAAATTCTGATGCTTCAACATCACTATTTACtgaacattttttttgtttttttatgcaAGCAACGTAAAATGTCCGTTTatcctgaaagtttgtgtgagaaCATAGAATGTCCATATGTCTACGTGAAATTttatttcactttttttttttgatatttttgagatgtaatatttatgcattttcaatAATAGGTTCATAtatacctatgagccaaaacaccacctcgTGTTGAAAAGACCATTTCTTTCTTTCACGTGTTTCCCTGTTTCTAGCAAAAGTGATTTGGTCATGTGGACTAGTATGAAGACCGGCTAATGATGTCTCGTGGGATGGACACATGAAACTTATTTTCGTCTTGTCTCGATTTTGGGGTTTCTCTTCTTGATGTCATGTTGCTATTTTGGTGCCACGAACATAACTCGGTAGTTTTCAGATTAGATCGACGTAGTGTCGCAATACTATAATAGTGTCCCTCACTTATCACTAGAAAAAAGATGTAATTACAACAGATTCTTACGCAAACTCGTCTTATTTGAGGGTACACACCGTCCGCAGATTTTACGGTTGCGATTacgaacactactaggaaaagccttattgccggcgcaccaaaaatggctaCTGCCGTCGCACCTGCGCCCGCCGGTGAAAACATGCCGGTGGTAATGGCTTACCGCCGGtgcaccagctggtgcgccggcagtaacgcgaggtatccccggcgcacctgcctagtgcgccggcggtaaattatgccagaaaacaaaacaaaaaaatcaaatctagaTCTAGCTCGTGAGCTGTTTGTGGTGTCGTCTCTGCGCCGGTGTAGTAGGTGCATGAGGAGGTCGGAAGATCCAGAGTTCTTGGTCTCGTCGCCgcgccggtgtaggaggaggaggagtggggGATGTGTaggatggaggtggaggaggccggaggaggtcgtGCTCGTCGTTGCAGGAGGAGGCCATGCGGATAGGTCAACGGTGCAGCAGCTCGAGACATCCGTCGGtgtagaagaggaggaggaggttgatgGAGCAGCAGCCGGAGGAGACCGTCGAtgtagaagaggaggaggaggaggaggaggaggaaaagagaaggaagatGGGAAAGTGAGGACAATGGGATGGTTTGCATTATATATAGCATAGGTTACCGTCGGCGCACCTGCGCCGGCAATAATTTTTCCTATATTTTCAtcgaaatctaaaacctgaaaaaagttctgtttctgttttgaattttccgaATCCAATTTTGGCCTAAGCGACCGTAGGTGGTTGAATTCGGATAGGAAAATTcacgtagatagattttgatataaaaaagtttttcatcggagttcgtatgcaaccagaaaccccgttttaccgaaatatgacgccattttgcataatgtatcaaaattcatgttttcaaattttcaatAAAACTATATGGTATAACACATatgcatctcgaaggatttttttttttgaaatttctatcattttattttatttttttcaaaactatATGGCATAACACATGCACATtgtttaccaccggcgcaccaccatagaggcgcACCAGGGGTAAGGGGAGCCCAGATTTTTTATTTGGTCCGGACCTATTCCAAATTTATCCTCATCGCACTAAATTTTTGCTGCGCCGTCGGTATTGGACCATCACCGACGCAGTCAAAACATGGTGCGTCGGTAGTATTTATCACTGGCTGGCACCttttgtggtgcgccggcagtaccgCTAACAGCTATAGGCTATTTTCTAGTAGTGGAAACCCCAAGGTACTCTTATTTGGGTACTTGGTATAGAGGGATTGCAGCAACtacaacatgtgttggtacatgtGGTACGGTGTTTGGTGCAATTTCACTAGTGGTAACAATGATATTCTACAAAAAGCATTTTGGAATGTAAGAGAGTAAAAAAAAATATTCAGTGAGTTTCATAAGTCGCAAGTTTCCACTCAACATGTTCGACTGTGGTGTTGATGGAACTCTAAGAAGATTGTTGTCTTTGTTATGctagccttgagctatgcaatttgtaatatgCTAGACAAAAGGGCTGATTTCCGTAGTTTATTCCTTTTGAGAGGAAGTACGTATAtgttggaggggtgtggtgccacgaaggcctagcaacGCCACaaaaggcctcaccctattctcccgATGAGCAAAGCACGAAGGTTGACTCATGCTCCACTAAGTGGTAGCCTTGAAGGTGGCAACCGAAACTTTTAGACCAAgtatggggcacacatccacaaccagagTAGAAGCTCCCAAATGATGCGCTCGAAGCTTTAAACAAAGAAATAGATCCATGGTGACCTCACAAAGAACACTCTAAGAAACACGAAGGATTTGAGCGGTGTAACGGATCGGTACCACCGGGGAGAGTTGGCCGGTACCACCAGTACTGGTACCGGTCTGGGTTCTGATTTTTGGCGCGCGTGCGTCCAGGGTGTTCTGCGAGTTAGGAGCGCACCGCGGTACCGCATGCGGTACCAAATGCGGTGGTACCGGCCCAACCTTTTCTTTTAAATAGAGCCAAAATAAAAAAATGCAATATCTAGAGTTTTGAAACTCTGatcgacatgaaaccaattttgttggaaagaggacgccaAGAGCTACCCAACAAAAAAGTCAAAATATGCTCGCCGAGGGTCTACTAAACCGGTTGTGAGCTCATATTTTCACCACAGGATGAATCAGGgatgaaaatatggaaactagtgggagatggttttctatgaattttagaggtgcaacccctcgatacgagaaaccgagaaaataaccaaactcgaaaacgcaacaagtaatctatgcgaaatccgttttcgaagaactagagcttgtcatggaataACCACGAGCTCTAAACACCACATGgataacatccaaataataatcaaaaaagatgatgcaaggatgcaaaggtttgaccgtacttcgaacgatacgatcgagttactcactcgagagcctctTGATAGAACAACGTCtagcctataaaccggtctcccaactaaaccatgagaccggtaagaaaggaaCCCtatcaaaagcaaaccttaaccttgcgcatttcacttgacctcgatgatgacgatcatgaccgcaacaagatggaacgtctttcttgattgtgcttgcttgatgaagtcttgcggattgctgccccgctccactatgggagagcttcttcttcagtgcatc contains:
- the LOC124659579 gene encoding uncharacterized protein LOC124659579 → MGFCCGPSDVRVLPKNTSSSPSPPSSINGAGSDGKKKQPQRQMKQQGVKSEQVKEKKKGSNLDRAALTTPQFPFHSRPGLM